The stretch of DNA GTTTGTGTATATCCATATTTTAAATATGAATTGGGCGGAGAAAAACCGTGGGAGAGTGAAAAAAGCGGTCTCCCGCTGCTTGAGTCTGCCTGGGCAAAGATGGAACAGGCACTTGATGAAAAACAGCGTATACGCAGTAAAGATGTAAAAGAAGAAGTGGATGCGCTGTTGGCCATGTTTTTTATGGCGCTGTTTTGGGTAAACGGACAGCCGGCAGCCCCGGTGCTTTGGAAAGAAAAACAAGCGAATTTTGCGGTTAAGCCGATTAATTTTTTGGAGCGGTTCACTTATATTGATAACCGTCCTTACACATACATGGCTTATCGCCAGCTGATCGAGCTGATGACAGAGCTGAAAAAAGCCGCCGCTGTTTACGCAATAAAAAATCCCCGATGAGTTTAATCTCATCGGGGATTTTTTTATGGTGTTTCGGTTTGAACGTCAGGTGCTGGTTCAGCTGAACCATTGCCTTGCGTTGTACCAGTACCGCCATCAGTAGTACCGCTGGTATTGCCGCCAGTGTTTCCATTTGTATTACCAGTTCCATTACCGTTTCCATTGCCGTTGTTGCCTGTGGAAGGCGTGCTTGGCTGTGGAGTAGAAGGCTCAGGATCTGCCGGAGCCGGATCGGCTGGCTCAGGATCTGCCGGAGCCGGATCGGCTGGCTCAGGATCTGCTGGAGCCGGATCGGCTGGCTCAGGATCGGCTGGTTCCGGTTCTGTTGGTTCAGGATCTGTTGGTTCCGGTTCCGTTGGTTCCGGTTCTGTTGGTTCCGGTTCTGTTGTTTCACCACCAGGAACGGTTACAGATGTAGAAGCCGAATCAACGCTTTGGCCGTCGACGATGGCTGTGACCGTGATGGAGTATGTCTGCCCCGGCTGTCCGCCGCCAAAGACGGTTGAGAAGCCGCCGATAGACTGTGTTTCCAATCCATTTGATACGCTGAAGGATGGACTGCCTTCACCGCTATAGGACCATGAAACAGACATATTTCCGCTCTCGTCTGCGGTTGCCGATAAGCCGGTTACTTCACCGCTGGATGTTTCTTCTTCTGTTTGTTCTTCATCTTCTGTCTGCTCATCTTCTTCCGGTTCTTCTTCCTTTTTCGGAGCAGAACGCTTCGGCTGTTCGCCGCGGACAAATAATTCATATGTTACATCGCTGTCTGAAGCACCGCTTCCTGCCACAACTGCTGGATTCGATCCTTTGACAATTGGCAGTTCAATGACGCTGTCTGGTTTTTCAAAATCAGGTGTATCTACGTCCTCAGATACTTTTGTCATCAATTCTTTAAACAGCTGTTTTGCAATCTGCTGGCTGTCCTTGGACAAGTACTCATTGCGTTTTTCATAACCTGTCCAAACGGACGCTGTATATTTCGTTGTATAGCCGACAAACCATGAATCTGGAGAAGCGCTGGATGGAATATTGTATTTCTCGCGCTCATCCTGCGTGTAGTTCGTTGTTCCGGTTTTACCGGCCATATGAAGCGAAGGAATATTCGCTGCCGTTCCGGTTCCATAGTCTACAACACTTTCTAACATATCCGTAACCATATAAGCCGTGTAATCGCTCATGGCTGGTTCGGATTTAATATCATTTTTAACGACTGTGCCGTCTGCGAGTGTAATTTGTTTAACCGTATGCGGTTTGTTGTAAATACCGCCGTTTCCAAATGCAGCATAAGCGCCGGCCATTTGCAGCGGTGAAATCCCTTCGTCGCCATCCATTCCGCCAATCGCATAGGATTCAAATTCATTTTTCAAATTGATGCCGAGCTTGCCGGCAAATTCATAAGCGTCGTCAAAGCCGACTTCCTGGAACGTCCGGACGGCCGGTGTATTTTTTGAACGGGCGAGCGCATCGCGCATAGACATCATACCTGCGTAAGAGCCGCCCGCATTTCCAACGGAACCGCCATTTGTATATTGAAGCGGGCTGTCTTCAACTTGTTCATACGTTGACCATTTTAAATATTCGATCGCTGGGCCATAATCCAAGATAGGCTTAATCGTTGAGCCTGGCTGCGTCCGGTTATCGGTCGCGTAGTTGAAGCCGCGCTCGACCTCCTGGTTGCGGCCTCCGCCAATCGCCCGAATCTCGCCGGTTTCCGTATCTGTTAAAACGATACCGGCCTGGAAAAGTTCACTCGGGTAGTCAATGTACTCATCGCTGTTTAACAGCTCATACATAAAGTCCTGCGCTTCTTTATCAAGCGTTGTTTCGATCGTCAGTCCATCTGTGTAGGCGTTGTAGCCCATATCTTCTACTTCTTCAATTACCTGGTCAACAAAAGCGTCATATTCTTTGTCGACACCTGATTTGTTCGTTGGTTCTTCAACAAGGAAATCAGTAATGTTTTCGGATTGTGCTTCATTCATTTCGGATTCAGAAATTTTGTCATGCTGGTTCATGAGAGAGAGAACAACGTCTTTCCGCTTTTCCGCACTTTCCGGATGCTTAAAGGCATTGTAATTATTCGGGCTTTGCGGCATCCCCGCAAGATAAGCTGCTTCCGGCAGGGTCAATTCATCTAAATCTTTACCGAAGTAGTAATCGGCAGCTGCTTTAACACCCATCACCGCCGGAGTACCCGACATATAAATTTTGTTAACATACATTTCAAAAATTTCTTCTTTGGAGTATTTCTGCTCCAGTTTGTAAGCAAGATAAGCTTCCTGGGCTTTCCGCTTCAACGTTTTATCAGCTGTCAAGAAAGACATCTTAACAACCTGCTGGGTAATCGTACTGGCCCCTTGTGAGCCAAAGCCGTTTGTCACGTTTTTCACTGCTGCACCGGCAAGGCGCATCGGATCGATTCCGTGATGGTCAAAAAAGCGGCTGTCTTCCGTTGCGATAAAGGCATCGCGGACCAAAGCAGGAATATCGTCATATTTCACATATTCACGGCGTTCTGCACCAACATTGGTCAACAGTTTGCCGTCATCGGTATTAATTTTTGATGAAATCGGATCTTTTAGAAGTGATTCATCAATTTCCGGTGTATCTTTTACGTAATAAGCAAACAGTCCTGCACCACCGATCAAAACGAGTAAAGCAACTAAAAGCAGGCCGAGAAAAACCCGTTTGAAGATCGAACGTTTTTTGTTCGAAGGTGATTTGGCTGGTTTTGCTTTTCGTTGTGCGCGGGCCGGCTTTTTCTTTTGCTGGTTCCGCTTTTCAGTTCTTGATTTGTATTCGCCAGACATTTGTCTCTTTTCCTCACTTTCAAAATTAAAAGTATACATCTTCCACGGCATCCAAAAATGGAATGCGCGGAGAAAAGCCCAGTGTCAGCTCGATACTGCAGCTGGTGAGCTCTGCTTTTGTAATAGACTTGCGGCCGCCGTTATGCATACGTTCCCAGAAAGCATTCAATGCATGAAACGGCAGAAAAAAGAGCTCGTCCGTTTTAGAAAAACGGATAATTACAAAAGCGATACCGCCATGCTCGTCCACTTGTTTCATGTGGGCAATTTGGTGGGCGTGAAAGTTTTTGAGCGGAAACGACGTTTCACTGTTCGTTTCTTTCGCTTCAAAATCAATATACTTTCCTTTATAAACCCCATTGTAATCTGTTGTAGAAGCCTGCCTGAAGTAAGCTTCCTTAATGACAGCCGCGCTTCTGGCTGGATAGTCGACCCGTACAATTTGAACGGGAACAGGTTTTTTGTGAATGACCGCCATATTTCGGCCCAAATAATACGCATTCGTTTCATTAATATCGTCTTCAAGCGTCATGCCGCGGTTTGAAAAAACAGGATTCTTGTTCTGCTGCTTCGCCTGGGACGATTGAGCGGGCTGCGTATATTCTTTTCCATTCGGATAGCGGATCGCCATCTCATTCCCTCCTCTTGAATCCAATCAATATCATACCACATGAGCGAACAAATCGCCTGTTTGAAAAGACATATTCCTTTATGCCTTTTTCCGGAAGCAGAACATTGAAAAGCGACGGTCATTCGGCTAGTATATTAAGATAAATAGAATCATGATAAAAGCAGGGGATGTGCAATGAAAAAAGAAGCCAAAGAGATTGAAGCTCTTCAAGAAGAAATACGAATTTTAAAAAAAGAGCTGGCCGAATACAAGCAGTTAGTGAAGGATACGTCCGCTCCGATTATTCCGTCTATTATCCCGGAAACAATATTAGTACCATTGACCGGGAAAATGTCGCAGGAACGATTTGAGCTTATTATTTCTGCACTGATGGATGCATGCTACCAAAACGAAATAGAAACCGTTATTATTGACTTTACGGCCATTACCAAAAAAGAAATTGAAGAAACCGAGCTGCTTGGGCAGTCCATCGATCAGCTCGTTGGTTCGTTAAACTTGATGGGTGCTGAAACATTTTTAGTCGGATTTACACCAGCGTTCACCCAGGAGCTTATGCGAAGCGGCATGCGGATTCGTCCGGATTTGAATACGTTTTTAACGTTCCGTCACGCGCTTCAGTTTTTAATGAAGAAAAAGGGCATGACTTTTGCGTAAATTGTCGGATTGCCGCTTTCTTTGCCGTGTGTTCACTAGTTTTGTCAAGCAGGAAGGAGATCTTCTTCCGGCGGCGAATTTTACTAGTCAACAAAGCAAAGGGGTGACGGGAATGACAAAGCAAGAGTGGATGGAAGAGCTGGCACAATTGGAAAAAGATACATTAGAGCTTGAGCAGCGATTGAAAATGAGGGTGGCAGACGAACGAAGCCGCAAAATTGCCGGCTTTCGCATCCACGCAGAGCGGGTTCATAACCGTTTGCTTCTAGTGGAAGAAGGAGCACGCTTTTTGTGCGGAGATGTAGTGATGCCGCTGAAGCCAGCAGCTGGCTCAATATGAAATGAGGGTAGAACGTGTCTTTAGGCGATCAAACAGTGAAATTACAGGAATTAATCCAACAAGCGAAAGCTATTTTTGAAGCAGGCCGCCAAACAAAGGAACCGGCTGATTTTTTCAAAACCGTAAAGCCGTTTGCAGACGAGGTAGATGCTGCAGCGGACGCTTGGGAACAAGCGGCGCTTTCGTATTTAAAAGAGCATCCGCAAAAATACGTGCATGCTGCCCAGATTATCCAGGCAGCTGATAACGCCCGGCGGGTTGGTGCTCATGCCCATTTTTTTGATACAGGAAAAGCAAAGTTTATTCAATCAGCAGATTCAGCCCTGTACGTGCTTGAATCGCTTTATCATAACTTGGAAAAATAAGAGCGCATTCAAGCGTTCTTTTTTTTTGCTTTTAAAAAGATCGTTTGTTCGATAAGATAGAAGGAAAAGAACCGATTTTTAAGATCGAAAGCAGCAGGAAAAGAGGTGCCAGCAGGGCAATGTGGAAAAAAACACTTGTAGAGATGATTGAAGAGCTGCGGCAGGATGAAAATGTCATCCACTGGCATGAATTGGAGCCAGTAGAAGCAAAAACACGTCCGATGCCGGCTTTTTTAGATGAGCGGCTGAAAAGGGCACTGGAAGCACGCCGGGTGCGCGAGTTATACACCCACCAGTATTCAGCTTTAGAAGCTGTGCAAAAAGGAGAAAATATTGTAGCAGTGACCCCGACCGCTTCGGGCAAAACGCTTTGCTATAATCTGCCGGTCCTGCAAAAAATTGCGGAAGATTCAACAAGCAGGGCTCTTTATTTGTTTCCGACGAAAGCACTGGCACAGGATCAAAAAAGTGAATTAAACGAAATAATTGCTGAAATGGGTGCCGATATTAAAAGCTTTACTTATGATGGAGATACATCGCCGACGATCCGCCAAAAAGTCCGGCAGGCGGGGCATATTGTGATGACCAATCCTGATATGCTTCATTCGGCTATTTTGCCAAACCATACAAAATGGGTCAGTTTGTTTGAGAACTTAAAATATATCGTCATTGATGAACTGCATACGTACCGCGGTGTATTCGGCAGCCATGTTGCGAATGTAATTCGCCGCCTGCTGCGTATTTGTGCTTTTTACGGAAGCAGCCCGCAGTTTATTTGTACGTCTGCCACGATTGCCAATCCGAAAGAACTCGCTGAAGCGTTAACGAACCGGCCGATGCGGCTGATCGACAACAATGGAGCACCACGGGGGCGGAAGCACTTTGTTTTTTATAATCCGCCGGTTGTGAATGAACCGCTGAATATTCGTCGTAGTGCGACCGTTGAAGTAAACCGCCTGGCGCAGGAATTTTTAAAAAATAACATTCAAACGATTGTATTTGCGAGAAGCCGGGTCCGGGTTGAAGTGATTTTAAGTCATATTCAGGAACTGGTGAAGCGGGAGATCGGCCCGAAAACGATCCGCGGCTACCGGGGCGGCTACTTGCCGAAGGAGCGGCGTGCGATTGAGCAGGGGCTCCGAAGCGGAGACATTTTAGGCGTGGTCAGTACGAACGCGCTAGAGCTTGGCGTCGATATTGGGCAGCTGCAGGTCTGCGTGATGACCGGCTATCCGGGCAGCATCGCAAGCACCTGGCAGCAGGCCGGCCGTGCCGGGCGGCGTCATGGTGAAGCAGTCATCATTATGGTGGCAGGCTCGGCGCCGATTGACCAGTATGTCGTGCAAAATCCGGATTATTTCTTTGAGCGAAATCCTGAATCAGCCCGCATTAATGCCGAAAATTTAATTATTTTAGTCGATCATTTAAAGTGCGCAGCGTACGAGCTGCCGTTTCGGGAAGACGAACTGTTCGGCCCGATGGAGGTAGGCGAAATCCTGGAATATTTGCAGGAGGAGCGGGTTCTTCATTACAATGGAGGCAAATATCACTGGTCTCATGAATCGTTTCCGGCGACCAATATTTCTCTTCGCTCGGCTGCACAGGAAAATGTCGTTATTGTTGATCAGACTGAAACAGCTAATGTAAAGATTATCGGCGAAATGGACCGGCTCAGCGCGATGACGCTTTTGCACGATGAAGCGATTTATTTGCACGAAGGAGTGCAGTTTCAAGTAGAAAAGCTGGATTGGGAGCATAAAAAAGCATACGTCCGCCAGGTGGATGTGGAATATTATACAGATGCTAATTTGGCGGTTCAGCTGAAAGTACTGGAAATAGACCGGACGCGGGAGCAATCGCTTTCCTCTGTTCATTACGGTGACGTCACGGTGAATATATTGCCGACCATCTTTAAAAAAATTAAATTGACGACTTTCGAAAACATTGGCTCCGGGCCGATTACACTGCCGGAAGAAGAAATTCATACGAGTGCAGTCTGGCTGGAGCTGAAAATCGATGAGCCTGAAAAATCACTGGAACATTTGCTCATGGGCATTGCGAACGTTCTGCACCATGTGGTGCCCATCCACACTATGTGCGACCGGAGTGATATTCACGTCGTTTCACAAATTAAAGCGGCCCATACAGGACTGCCGACTATTTTTTTATATGATCATTATCCGGGCGGCATCGGTCTTGCAGAAGATGTGTACAAGCGGTTCGACAGTGTCAAGGCGGCAGCCATTGATTTGATTCGCAGATGTCCGTGTGAAAACGGCTGTCCTTCCTGCGTTGGCATGGGGTTTGAGGGAATGAATGTGAAGCAAAAAAGCATTGAGCTGCTCAACCGGTTTTAAGGGGGCTAACAATGAGTTTAATGAAAAAGCTGCAGCGGCAGAAAAAGCATATTGTACGTGATGGGGAAAAACCGGCTGCTAAAAAAGTGGAAGCACCAAAAGAGATTCGGCATTGGGAGACGTGGAGAGCAGCGGGAGCCGAGCTGTTTGAATTTGAAGGGGAATATTGCATCACGCGTGAAACGCACCATCCGCTCGACACGCTCCACGGCTTGTATACATTTAGTGAGGCGCAAAAAACGATAGCACAGTGGTCATCTTTTAGTGGACATCATCCACTGTCGGCTAAAGGATTTCATCCATCTGATTTATACTTCTTTGATATTGAGACGACCGGGCTCAGCGGTTCAGGAAGTGTTATTTTTTTACTTGGAACTGCGCGCATTCATGACCATCAAGTGACGGTTAAGCAATTTTTTCTCCCTTCTCCAGGCAATGAAACGGCACTGTATGCGAAATTTCTGCAGGAAACGGACTATACGACCCTGGTAACGTACAATGGGAAATCATTTGACTGGCCGCAGGTAAAGTCACGTCATACGTTTGTGCGCGAGCGGGTGCCGGCACTGCCGGCTTTTGGGCATTTTGACCTTTATCATGCATCCCGCCGGCTTTTTAAGCATACAATGGATTCGGTTAAGCTTGTCAACGTAGAAAAAGAGCACCTCGGACTCGAACGGGTGAATGATGTTCCCGGCCATTTGGCACCGATTATTTATTTTGATTTTATCGATCGGGGAGATCCAGAGGGTGTCCTGCAGGTGATGAAGCACAACGAGCGCGACATTTTAAGCTTAATTACTTTATATACGCATATCAGCCGTCTCGTGCTTGATGAAGAAGGAGGAAGCGATGACCAAACGACTCTTGAGGTAGGGAAGTGGTTTGAAGCATCAGGAAACCGTGCGGCAGCAAAAGAATCCTTTCAAAACGCTGCCAAGAGCAGCCGGGACGACGTCGCTTTAGATGCGGCGTTCCGGCTTGCGATGCAGCTGAAAAAGGAACATTCTTTTGAAGAAGCGGTGCAGTTGTTTACCCGTGTCCGTCAGGCTGGGGCGGACCGCTCCATCGAAGCAGCCGTTGAGCTGGCCAAGCTGTATGAGCATAAATGGAAGGATGTTCCGATGGCGGCAAGAGAAACCAAATGGGCCCTGCAGCAAAAGCAGGAAAATCCGGCAGTTGAAGCCGCGCTGTTACACCGTTTGTGCCGGCTTGAAAAAAAGTTGTCGAAATAACCCGAAAATGACTGTCATATAGTTGTAACTTTTTTAAAAACACCGTAAAATGATAAATGGTTGTTTTTGAGATAAACTATAAATATGGGGTGAATGACAGGTTGTATCGTGCAATTCTATTTTTATTTTTCGTGTTTGTCGGCTTAACTGCATTCGTATTAACAAACTTAAAAGATAGTTTTTACGCATTGTTATAAGGAAAGAAAAAAACCTCTTGTCTGCCTGCTTTCCGATTGACAAACGACCCTGTTTTTGAAACAATTAATGAAAAAATAGGCAGGATGCGATGAAGGTGGTGCAAGGCAATGTTGTCGGATAAACTTAAGTTAACAGGAAAAGATATCCTGGAAAAAGAATTTAAAACATCGATGCGGGGCTATAGCCCGGATGAAGTAGATCAATTTTTAGACCTTGTCATAAAAGACTATGAAGTATTTCAGCAGGCAATTGAAGAGCTGCAGCAGGAAAACTTGCGCTTGAAAAAAGAAAACAGCACGATTTCAGCCCGGAAGCCGATTCCGGAAGCGCCAATTCGCCAGCAGCAGCCGGCTCCGGGATCAACCAATTTCGATATTTTAAAACGCTTATCGAATTTGGAACGCCACGTTTTTGGCGACCGTCTCCATAATGAATAAATTACCATTGCGAAATCTCGCGGTTTCTTTTATAATAAGGAACGAAATCGAATAACGTTTGGGTAATCGCTGTGAGTCTTGCGCTCGCAGAGGAAAGTCCATGCTCACACAGTGCTGTGATGCCTGTAGTGATCACGCCTGGCGAAACCATAAGCCAGGGCAGCAATTTATTTTGCTGACGGCAGGGAAAACACCTACGTCCTTCTTGGATATGGTGTGAATACCTTGAAAGTGCCACAGTGACGTAGCTTTGCTAGAAATGGCAAAGGTGGAACGAGGTAAACCCCGTGAGTGAGCAACCCAAATTTTGGTAGGGGCACTTTCCGGACGAAAACGAACGAATGGAAAGGTGAAACATATAGGTGTTTCGCAGATAGATGATTGCCACCGGAGTACGAGGCCATACCCTGGCCGTTTGTAGTACAATGGTACAAAACATGGCTTACAGAACGTTATTCAGGGTTTATGAAATCTAACTAACACAGCTCTCCTTTATAGGGGAGCTTTTGTTCTATTTGGCGGGGGAGCTGACTCCTTTTTATGAAGGATTATCCAAAACAAATTAATGAATTAATCGTTAACTACATCCGTGAAGGCGTTATGGTTACGGATAAAACGGGTGTCATTTTATTTGTAAATCCAGCGTTTCAAGTAGTGACTGGCTACAAAGCAGAAGAAGTGATTGGAAAACAGCCGAGCTTTTTACAGTCGGGCCTGCACAATCGCCCATTTTATGAACAAATGTGGAAAACCATCACCCAAAAAGGACAATGGAGCGGTGAAATATGGAACCGGCGCCGCAACGGTGAGCTTTATCCAGAGTGGCTGACCATTTTGGCCGTGCATGATGACCAGGGAAAA from Domibacillus sp. DTU_2020_1001157_1_SI_ALB_TIR_016 encodes:
- a CDS encoding DUF1798 family protein, translating into MSLGDQTVKLQELIQQAKAIFEAGRQTKEPADFFKTVKPFADEVDAAADAWEQAALSYLKEHPQKYVHAAQIIQAADNARRVGAHAHFFDTGKAKFIQSADSALYVLESLYHNLEK
- a CDS encoding ribonuclease H-like domain-containing protein, coding for MSLMKKLQRQKKHIVRDGEKPAAKKVEAPKEIRHWETWRAAGAELFEFEGEYCITRETHHPLDTLHGLYTFSEAQKTIAQWSSFSGHHPLSAKGFHPSDLYFFDIETTGLSGSGSVIFLLGTARIHDHQVTVKQFFLPSPGNETALYAKFLQETDYTTLVTYNGKSFDWPQVKSRHTFVRERVPALPAFGHFDLYHASRRLFKHTMDSVKLVNVEKEHLGLERVNDVPGHLAPIIYFDFIDRGDPEGVLQVMKHNERDILSLITLYTHISRLVLDEEGGSDDQTTLEVGKWFEASGNRAAAKESFQNAAKSSRDDVALDAAFRLAMQLKKEHSFEEAVQLFTRVRQAGADRSIEAAVELAKLYEHKWKDVPMAARETKWALQQKQENPAVEAALLHRLCRLEKKLSK
- a CDS encoding PBP1A family penicillin-binding protein; the protein is MSGEYKSRTEKRNQQKKKPARAQRKAKPAKSPSNKKRSIFKRVFLGLLLVALLVLIGGAGLFAYYVKDTPEIDESLLKDPISSKINTDDGKLLTNVGAERREYVKYDDIPALVRDAFIATEDSRFFDHHGIDPMRLAGAAVKNVTNGFGSQGASTITQQVVKMSFLTADKTLKRKAQEAYLAYKLEQKYSKEEIFEMYVNKIYMSGTPAVMGVKAAADYYFGKDLDELTLPEAAYLAGMPQSPNNYNAFKHPESAEKRKDVVLSLMNQHDKISESEMNEAQSENITDFLVEEPTNKSGVDKEYDAFVDQVIEEVEDMGYNAYTDGLTIETTLDKEAQDFMYELLNSDEYIDYPSELFQAGIVLTDTETGEIRAIGGGRNQEVERGFNYATDNRTQPGSTIKPILDYGPAIEYLKWSTYEQVEDSPLQYTNGGSVGNAGGSYAGMMSMRDALARSKNTPAVRTFQEVGFDDAYEFAGKLGINLKNEFESYAIGGMDGDEGISPLQMAGAYAAFGNGGIYNKPHTVKQITLADGTVVKNDIKSEPAMSDYTAYMVTDMLESVVDYGTGTAANIPSLHMAGKTGTTNYTQDEREKYNIPSSASPDSWFVGYTTKYTASVWTGYEKRNEYLSKDSQQIAKQLFKELMTKVSEDVDTPDFEKPDSVIELPIVKGSNPAVVAGSGASDSDVTYELFVRGEQPKRSAPKKEEEPEEDEQTEDEEQTEEETSSGEVTGLSATADESGNMSVSWSYSGEGSPSFSVSNGLETQSIGGFSTVFGGGQPGQTYSITVTAIVDGQSVDSASTSVTVPGGETTEPEPTEPEPTEPEPTDPEPTEPEPADPEPADPAPADPEPADPAPADPEPADPAPADPEPSTPQPSTPSTGNNGNGNGNGTGNTNGNTGGNTSGTTDGGTGTTQGNGSAEPAPDVQTETP
- the recU gene encoding Holliday junction resolvase RecU, producing MAIRYPNGKEYTQPAQSSQAKQQNKNPVFSNRGMTLEDDINETNAYYLGRNMAVIHKKPVPVQIVRVDYPARSAAVIKEAYFRQASTTDYNGVYKGKYIDFEAKETNSETSFPLKNFHAHQIAHMKQVDEHGGIAFVIIRFSKTDELFFLPFHALNAFWERMHNGGRKSITKAELTSCSIELTLGFSPRIPFLDAVEDVYF
- a CDS encoding YpoC family protein, whose amino-acid sequence is MTVRIPEELRYFSTEGEAELPESVCVYPYFKYELGGEKPWESEKSGLPLLESAWAKMEQALDEKQRIRSKDVKEEVDALLAMFFMALFWVNGQPAAPVLWKEKQANFAVKPINFLERFTYIDNRPYTYMAYRQLIELMTELKKAAAVYAIKNPR
- a CDS encoding DEAD/DEAH box helicase, coding for MWKKTLVEMIEELRQDENVIHWHELEPVEAKTRPMPAFLDERLKRALEARRVRELYTHQYSALEAVQKGENIVAVTPTASGKTLCYNLPVLQKIAEDSTSRALYLFPTKALAQDQKSELNEIIAEMGADIKSFTYDGDTSPTIRQKVRQAGHIVMTNPDMLHSAILPNHTKWVSLFENLKYIVIDELHTYRGVFGSHVANVIRRLLRICAFYGSSPQFICTSATIANPKELAEALTNRPMRLIDNNGAPRGRKHFVFYNPPVVNEPLNIRRSATVEVNRLAQEFLKNNIQTIVFARSRVRVEVILSHIQELVKREIGPKTIRGYRGGYLPKERRAIEQGLRSGDILGVVSTNALELGVDIGQLQVCVMTGYPGSIASTWQQAGRAGRRHGEAVIIMVAGSAPIDQYVVQNPDYFFERNPESARINAENLIILVDHLKCAAYELPFREDELFGPMEVGEILEYLQEERVLHYNGGKYHWSHESFPATNISLRSAAQENVVIVDQTETANVKIIGEMDRLSAMTLLHDEAIYLHEGVQFQVEKLDWEHKKAYVRQVDVEYYTDANLAVQLKVLEIDRTREQSLSSVHYGDVTVNILPTIFKKIKLTTFENIGSGPITLPEEEIHTSAVWLELKIDEPEKSLEHLLMGIANVLHHVVPIHTMCDRSDIHVVSQIKAAHTGLPTIFLYDHYPGGIGLAEDVYKRFDSVKAAAIDLIRRCPCENGCPSCVGMGFEGMNVKQKSIELLNRF
- the gpsB gene encoding cell division regulator GpsB, producing MLSDKLKLTGKDILEKEFKTSMRGYSPDEVDQFLDLVIKDYEVFQQAIEELQQENLRLKKENSTISARKPIPEAPIRQQQPAPGSTNFDILKRLSNLERHVFGDRLHNE
- a CDS encoding STAS domain-containing protein: MKKEAKEIEALQEEIRILKKELAEYKQLVKDTSAPIIPSIIPETILVPLTGKMSQERFELIISALMDACYQNEIETVIIDFTAITKKEIEETELLGQSIDQLVGSLNLMGAETFLVGFTPAFTQELMRSGMRIRPDLNTFLTFRHALQFLMKKKGMTFA